A genomic window from Salvia miltiorrhiza cultivar Shanhuang (shh) chromosome 5, IMPLAD_Smil_shh, whole genome shotgun sequence includes:
- the LOC131025638 gene encoding uncharacterized protein LOC131025638, with translation MTVASSYRFDPPPPRPRKKRTVVRRDREGGAERLHRDYFSVEPVYGPQFFRRRFRMSRELFLRIVNALEVDPYFQQRPDAIGRLSFSPIQKCTAAVRQLAYGTAADCCDEYLRIGETTALECLKKFCKTVVRIFGGTYLRRPTTADVQRITAMHEARHGFPGMLGSLDCMHWGWKNCPVAWHGAYTRGDQGEPTIILEVVASQDLWIWHAFFGVAGSNNDINVLHQSTLFNDVLAGHEAAVHFLANNSHHTRGYYLTDGIYPDWPVFVKSFQFPNDEKKRRFKVMQEAARKDVERAFSVLQARWGGNASNFDGDDGEGPSSTPQTQFNSGAPPEFAAYLARNASLKDARLHARLRDDLVEHIWARFGPVDP, from the exons ATGACAGTGGCAAGTTCATATCGTTTCGATCCACCTCCACCACGCCCGAGGAAGAAGCGGACAGTGGTTCGTCGTGACCGTGAAGGTGGAGCCGAGCGCCTCCATCGCGATTATTTTTCTGTCGAGCCTGTTTATGGGCCACAATTCTTTCGCCGTCGATTTCGCATGAGCCGGGAGTTGTTTCTACGCATTGTCAATGCGCTAGAAGTCGATCCTTACTTCCAACAACGTCCGGATGCTATTGGCCGCTTAAGCTTCTCCCCGATCCAGAAGTGCACTGCCGCTGTTCGACAATTGGCATACGGAACTGCTGCTGATTGTTGTGACGAATATCTCCGTATAGGAGAGACGACGGCGTTGGAATGCTTGAAGAAATTCTGCAAGACCGTCGTTCGTATCTTTGGCGGCACGTATTTGAGGCGGCCAACAACTGCCGATGTGCAACGCATCACTGCAATGCACGAAGCCCGCCATGGGTTCCCGGGAATGTTGGGGAGcctagactgcatgcattggggaTGGAAGAATTGCCCCGTGGCTTGGCATGGCGCCTACACTCGAGGGGATCAAGGCGAGCCAACAATTATATTAGAGGTCGTTGCTTCACAAGATTTGTGGATCTGGCATGCATTCTTTGGAGTCGCTGGGtccaacaacgacatcaacgtgctcCACCAGTCCACGCTATTCAACGATGTTTTAGCGGGGCATGAAGCGGCTGTGCACTTCCTCGCCAACAATTCTCACCACACTCGAGGTTACTACTTAACAGACGGCATCTATCCGGACTGGCCGGTGTTCGTAAAGAGCTTCCAGTTTCCGAACGATGAGAAGAAGCGGAGGTTCAAGGTGATGCAAGAAGCTGCAAGGAAGGATGTGGAACGAGCTTTCAGTGTTCTTCAGGCTCGGTGGG GTGGAAATGCAAGTAATTTTGACGGTGACGACGGCGAGGGACCAAGTTCTACTCCTCAAACACAATTCAATTCCGGAGCACCACCGGAGTTCGCCGCCTATTTGGCACGGAATGCAAGCTTGAAGGATGCACGGTTGCATGCTCGCCTCCGCGATGATTTGGTTGAGCATATATGGGCACGCTTTGGTCCGGTTGACCCGTAG
- the LOC130986646 gene encoding uncharacterized protein LOC130986646 isoform X2, with translation MEQSATSSSSLLASATEDEINVSRILLDLRNLMSLSESLSNCNWGRRRRRSCLEPPPPPLTAVPSLPENRIEERRTPIKGEDEKHGGGARTTASPDTPLSFSPSESDDKPKHSSKKTSKKRSREDYLDMIEGLTQRKELLSGEIENVKKYYNKLKAYNSQLKAMKQEAFNSGLRRENSEMGLIQHYRMLQPDPTAQCGSGPIAAHLQPSDYGLGSANNGGPLEIDLNLPAEEAFGGVELYRPSDAAANRRARYAEARRKRIGIIKTKSNRSAL, from the exons ATGGAGCAGAGCGCAACTTCGAGCAGTTCTCTGTTAGCTTCTGCAACGGAAGATGAAATCAACGTTTCCCGAATCCTGCTCGATCTCAGGAATCTGATGTCATTATCCGAATCGCTGTCCAATTGCAATTGGGGCCGCAGGCGGAGGAGATCTTGCCttgagccgccgccgccgccattaACTGCTGTTCCATCCTTGCCGGAAAATAGAATTGAAGAGAGAAGGACCCCCATCAAAGGTGAGGATGAGAAGCATGGCGGCGGCGCCCGCACCACCGCCAGCCCCGACACGCCGCTCTCCTTCTCTCCCAGTGAATCCGATGACAAGCCCAAGCATTCGTCGAAGAAAACCTCCAAGAAAAGG TCAAGGGAGGATTACTTGGATATGATAGAAGGGCTAACTCAACGGAAGGAGTTGCTGTCAGGG GAGATAGAAAACGTGAAGAAATACTACAACAAGCTCAAGGCCTACAATTCCCAACTCAAAGCAATGAAACAAGAG GCGTTTAATTCTGGGCTAAGAAGAGAAAATTCCGAAATGGGATTAATCCAACATTATCGGATGCTTCAGCCAGATCCAACGGCACAGTGTGGTTCCGGCCCAATCGCGGCCCATTTACAACCGTCGGACTATGGGCTTGGATCGGCCAACAATGGGGGCCCACTCGAGATCGATCTCAACCTTCCCGCTGAAGAGGCTTTCGGCGGCGTGGAGCTATATCGGCCGTCGGATGCGGCCGCTAACAGACGGGCCAGATATGCTGAAGCGAGGAGGAAGAGGATAGGAATAATCAAGACCAAGTCAAATAGGAGTGCTCTTTGA
- the LOC130986646 gene encoding uncharacterized protein LOC130986646 isoform X1: protein MEQSATSSSSLLASATEDEINVSRILLDLRNLMSLSESLSNCNWGRRRRRSCLEPPPPPLTAVPSLPENRIEERRTPIKGEDEKHGGGARTTASPDTPLSFSPSESDDKPKHSSKKTSKKRFWFAFINVDIYDLNPQSREDYLDMIEGLTQRKELLSGEIENVKKYYNKLKAYNSQLKAMKQEAFNSGLRRENSEMGLIQHYRMLQPDPTAQCGSGPIAAHLQPSDYGLGSANNGGPLEIDLNLPAEEAFGGVELYRPSDAAANRRARYAEARRKRIGIIKTKSNRSAL, encoded by the exons ATGGAGCAGAGCGCAACTTCGAGCAGTTCTCTGTTAGCTTCTGCAACGGAAGATGAAATCAACGTTTCCCGAATCCTGCTCGATCTCAGGAATCTGATGTCATTATCCGAATCGCTGTCCAATTGCAATTGGGGCCGCAGGCGGAGGAGATCTTGCCttgagccgccgccgccgccattaACTGCTGTTCCATCCTTGCCGGAAAATAGAATTGAAGAGAGAAGGACCCCCATCAAAGGTGAGGATGAGAAGCATGGCGGCGGCGCCCGCACCACCGCCAGCCCCGACACGCCGCTCTCCTTCTCTCCCAGTGAATCCGATGACAAGCCCAAGCATTCGTCGAAGAAAACCTCCAAGAAAAGG TTTTGGTTTGCCTTCATTAATGTTGACATTTACGATCTTAACCCGCAGTCAAGGGAGGATTACTTGGATATGATAGAAGGGCTAACTCAACGGAAGGAGTTGCTGTCAGGG GAGATAGAAAACGTGAAGAAATACTACAACAAGCTCAAGGCCTACAATTCCCAACTCAAAGCAATGAAACAAGAG GCGTTTAATTCTGGGCTAAGAAGAGAAAATTCCGAAATGGGATTAATCCAACATTATCGGATGCTTCAGCCAGATCCAACGGCACAGTGTGGTTCCGGCCCAATCGCGGCCCATTTACAACCGTCGGACTATGGGCTTGGATCGGCCAACAATGGGGGCCCACTCGAGATCGATCTCAACCTTCCCGCTGAAGAGGCTTTCGGCGGCGTGGAGCTATATCGGCCGTCGGATGCGGCCGCTAACAGACGGGCCAGATATGCTGAAGCGAGGAGGAAGAGGATAGGAATAATCAAGACCAAGTCAAATAGGAGTGCTCTTTGA